The proteins below come from a single Alligator mississippiensis isolate rAllMis1 chromosome 2, rAllMis1, whole genome shotgun sequence genomic window:
- the NSG1 gene encoding neuronal vesicle trafficking-associated protein 1 — MVKLGNNFNEKSTKQPLLEDGFDTIPLITPLDVNQLQFPPPDKVVVKTKTEYEPDRKKGKFRTPKIAEFTISITEGVSERFKVTVLVLFALAFLTCVVFLVVYKVYKYDHTCPEGFVFKNNQCIPAGLENYYSEQDSSTRGKFYTVINHYNLAKQTITRSVSPWMTVLSEEKLSEQETEAAEKSA, encoded by the exons ATGGTGAAGCTGGGGAACAATTTCAATGAGAAGAGCACAAAGCAGCCCCTCCTGGAGGATGGCTTCGACACCATCCCCCTCATCACGCCCCTGGATGTCAATCAGCTGCAGTTCCCGCCTCCCGATAAG GTTGTGGTCAAAACGAAAACAGAATATGAGCCTGATCGCAAGAAAGGAAAATTCCGTACTCCAAAAATAGCTGAATTCACAATCAGCATAACTGAAGGAGTCTCAGAAAGGTTTAAG GTAACAGTCCTGGTCCTTTTTGCCCTTGCCTTCCTAACATGTGTTGTATTTCTGGTAGTCTACAAGGTTTACAAGTATGATCACACCTGTCCAGAAGGATTTGTCTTCAAG aataatcaGTGCATTCCAGCTGGGTTGGAGAACTACTATTCTGAACAAGACTCCAGCACTCGAGGGAAATTTTACACGGTCATAAACCACTACAATCTGGCCAAACAAACCATCACACGCTCAGTGTCTCCATGGATGACAGTACTATCAGAAGAAAAACTGTCTGAACAGGAGACCGAAGCTGCTGAGAAATCAGCTTAG